In a single window of the Coleofasciculaceae cyanobacterium genome:
- the rplE gene encoding 50S ribosomal protein L5 — MPKSLKQKYSEDIVPKLTEQFNFSNVHEVPRLVKIVINRGLGEASQNAKALESSINELTVITGQKPVVTRAKKAIAGFKIREGMPVGVMVTLRGAKMYAFLERLIALALPRIRDFRGISPKSFDGRGNYSLGVREQLMFPEIDYDSIDQIRGMDISIVTSATNDEEGRSLLKEMGMPFRDN; from the coding sequence ATGCCCAAATCACTAAAACAAAAATATTCAGAGGATATTGTCCCCAAGCTGACAGAACAGTTTAACTTTAGTAACGTTCACGAAGTACCACGACTAGTCAAAATTGTCATCAACCGAGGTTTAGGCGAAGCATCACAAAATGCCAAAGCACTTGAATCTTCGATTAATGAATTAACCGTGATTACAGGACAAAAGCCCGTAGTTACCAGAGCCAAAAAAGCGATCGCTGGATTTAAAATCCGTGAAGGAATGCCAGTAGGAGTCATGGTGACTCTTCGCGGTGCCAAAATGTATGCTTTCCTAGAACGATTGATTGCCTTGGCTCTACCGCGTATTCGTGACTTTCGGGGAATTAGTCCTAAAAGCTTTGACGGTCGGGGCAACTACAGTTTAGGCGTTAGAGAACAATTAATGTTCCCTGAGATTGACTACGATAGCATCGATCAAATTAGAGGGATGGATATTTCTATCGTCACTTCGGCAACAAACGATGAAGAAGGGCGATCTTTGCTCAAAGAAATGGGAATGCCTTTCCGCGACAATTAA
- the rplC gene encoding 50S ribosomal protein L3, giving the protein MSVGILGTKVGMTQVFDRETGNAIPVTVVQAGPCVVTQIKTKETDGYSSIQIGYGEVKEKALSKPELGHLSKAGASPVRHLKEYRIEETASYELGKALDISEIFNTETTVDVSGKTMGRGFTGYQKRHNFKRGLMSHGSKNHRAPGSTGAGTTPGRVYPGKKMAGRYGGKQVTTRKLTVVKVDAEQNLLLIKGAIPGKPGSLLSISPSKIVG; this is encoded by the coding sequence GTGTCTGTCGGTATTCTTGGCACCAAAGTAGGCATGACCCAAGTTTTTGATCGCGAAACAGGAAATGCAATTCCCGTTACTGTGGTTCAAGCTGGGCCTTGTGTCGTAACTCAAATCAAAACTAAAGAAACGGATGGCTATAGTTCAATTCAGATTGGCTATGGCGAAGTTAAAGAAAAAGCTTTGTCTAAGCCTGAACTGGGTCACTTAAGCAAAGCAGGAGCCAGTCCTGTGCGTCATCTTAAAGAGTACCGCATTGAGGAGACAGCTAGTTATGAGCTTGGTAAAGCTTTAGATATTTCCGAAATCTTTAATACCGAGACAACCGTAGACGTAAGTGGTAAAACTATGGGTCGTGGTTTTACAGGTTATCAAAAGCGTCACAACTTCAAACGTGGTTTGATGAGTCATGGTTCTAAAAACCATCGCGCGCCTGGTTCTACTGGTGCAGGTACTACCCCTGGTCGTGTCTATCCTGGTAAGAAAATGGCAGGACGCTACGGCGGAAAGCAGGTAACTACTCGCAAACTAACAGTTGTCAAGGTTGATGCGGAGCAGAATTTGCTACTGATAAAAGGTGCTATTCCAGGTAAGCCTGGCTCTTTACTCAGTATTTCTCCCAGCAAAATCGTTGGATAG
- the rplF gene encoding 50S ribosomal protein L6, whose amino-acid sequence MSRIGKLPIPIPDQVSAQISGQHVTIKGPKGTLEREIPQPIEVKQEGDTILVNPTNDSRIGRQRHGLCRTLVANMVDGVSKGFQKRLLIQGVGYRAQAQGKKLTLNVGYSKPVEMEMPDGIDVTVENKNTEVIVSGNSKEVVGNVAARIRAVRPPEPYKGKGIRYFDEQVRRKAGKTGK is encoded by the coding sequence ATGTCTCGTATTGGCAAACTGCCGATTCCAATTCCCGATCAGGTAAGCGCGCAAATCTCAGGACAACACGTTACGATCAAAGGACCCAAAGGTACTTTAGAACGAGAAATTCCTCAACCAATTGAAGTTAAACAAGAGGGAGACACAATCTTGGTTAACCCAACCAATGACTCTCGTATTGGTCGCCAACGTCATGGTTTGTGCCGTACCCTAGTCGCCAACATGGTAGATGGAGTATCTAAAGGATTTCAAAAACGCCTTTTGATTCAGGGTGTTGGTTATAGAGCACAAGCTCAGGGTAAAAAGCTAACTCTTAACGTTGGCTATAGTAAGCCTGTTGAAATGGAAATGCCTGATGGCATTGACGTGACTGTTGAAAACAAGAATACCGAAGTCATTGTTAGTGGCAATAGTAAAGAAGTAGTGGGCAACGTTGCTGCCAGAATCAGAGCAGTAAGACCCCCCGAACCTTACAAAGGAAAAGGAATTCGCTACTTTGATGAGCAGGTAAGACGCAAGGCTGGTAAGACAGGTAAGTAG
- the rplB gene encoding 50S ribosomal protein L2 — protein sequence MGTRSFRPYTPGTRQAVVPDFSEITKSKPEKSLTKYKHRQKGRNNRGVITSRRRGGGHKRLYRIIDFRRDKRNIPAEVIAIEYDPNRNARIALVQYEDGEKRYILAAVGMKVGTAIIASPDAPIEVGNALPLSNMPLGETIHNVELIAGRGGQIVRAAGAGAKVMAKEGDYVTIGLPSKEVRMVRKECYATIGQVGNVEYRNLKLGKAGRMRHLGRRPEVRGSAMNPVDHPHGGGEGRAPIGRSGPVTPWGKPALGKKTRQKNKPSNKLIVRRRR from the coding sequence ATGGGTACTCGTTCATTTAGACCATACACACCAGGAACCCGCCAAGCGGTAGTTCCCGATTTTTCCGAAATTACTAAAAGTAAGCCCGAAAAATCTTTAACCAAATACAAACATCGTCAAAAAGGACGCAACAACCGTGGTGTAATTACCAGCCGTCGTCGCGGTGGTGGACACAAGCGTCTCTATCGGATTATCGATTTTCGTCGGGATAAACGTAATATTCCCGCTGAGGTAATTGCGATCGAATACGATCCTAATCGTAATGCGCGTATTGCTTTAGTACAGTATGAAGATGGTGAAAAACGCTATATTCTAGCTGCTGTGGGCATGAAGGTGGGAACAGCGATTATTGCTAGTCCCGATGCTCCGATTGAAGTTGGTAATGCTTTACCATTAAGCAATATGCCTTTGGGCGAAACGATCCATAACGTTGAGCTAATAGCCGGCCGAGGCGGACAGATAGTTCGTGCTGCTGGTGCTGGGGCTAAAGTAATGGCTAAAGAAGGAGACTATGTAACTATTGGTCTGCCCTCCAAGGAAGTCAGAATGGTACGCAAAGAATGTTACGCCACTATCGGACAGGTAGGCAACGTTGAGTATCGTAACCTTAAGCTAGGTAAAGCGGGTCGAATGCGCCATTTGGGTAGAAGACCCGAAGTTCGTGGTAGTGCGATGAACCCTGTCGATCACCCTCATGGTGGTGGTGAAGGACGTGCGCCCATTGGTAGAAGTGGTCCTGTAACTCCTTGGGGTAAACCAGCGTTGGGTAAGAAAACACGCCAGAAAAATAAGCCCAGTAACAAGCTAATCGTCCGTCGTCGTCGTTAA
- the rplN gene encoding 50S ribosomal protein L14 yields the protein MIQQQTYLNVADNSGARKLMCLRVIGKGNSPYAFIGDVVVAVVKDALPNMGVKKSEVVKAVIVRTKQSVNRPSGMSIRFDDNAAVIINEQGSPRGTRVFGPVARELREKNFTKIVSLAPEVI from the coding sequence ATGATTCAACAACAGACCTATTTAAATGTCGCTGATAACAGTGGTGCACGCAAACTAATGTGTTTGCGCGTAATTGGCAAAGGAAACAGTCCTTATGCCTTTATCGGTGATGTCGTAGTGGCAGTAGTCAAAGACGCTTTACCTAATATGGGCGTAAAAAAGTCCGAAGTTGTTAAAGCGGTGATCGTCAGAACTAAACAGTCAGTCAATCGCCCTAGTGGCATGAGCATTCGTTTCGACGATAATGCTGCGGTGATTATTAACGAACAGGGTAGCCCAAGAGGCACTCGCGTCTTTGGTCCTGTGGCAAGAGAATTAAGAGAGAAAAACTTTACCAAGATAGTCTCTTTAGCTCCAGAGGTAATATAA
- the rpsH gene encoding 30S ribosomal protein S8, protein MAATDTISDMLTRIRNACMVKHQTTQVPSTRMTRAIAQVLQSEGFIESFEETGSDPKKFIEISLKYKGRNRQPIISTLKRVSKPGLRVYSTKKDIPRVLGGIGIAIVSTSRGVMTDREARSQGVGGEILCYVW, encoded by the coding sequence ATGGCAGCAACCGATACTATTTCAGATATGCTGACCCGCATCCGTAATGCCTGCATGGTCAAGCATCAAACCACCCAAGTTCCTTCAACTCGCATGACTCGTGCTATTGCTCAAGTATTGCAAAGCGAAGGTTTTATCGAAAGTTTTGAGGAAACAGGGTCAGACCCCAAAAAATTTATTGAAATTTCCTTGAAATATAAAGGCAGAAATCGCCAACCAATTATTAGTACCCTCAAGCGGGTCAGTAAACCAGGACTGAGAGTTTACTCAACAAAAAAAGATATTCCTCGCGTTCTCGGGGGCATTGGTATTGCGATCGTTTCCACATCTCGTGGAGTAATGACAGATAGGGAAGCCCGCAGTCAAGGAGTTGGCGGTGAAATTCTTTGTTACGTTTGGTAA
- the rplD gene encoding 50S ribosomal protein L4 produces MVNCVVKNWQGQDAGEASVELKVAKSETAEHIVHRAMVRQLNNARQGTASTKTRAEVRGGGRKPWRQKGTGRARAGSIRSPLWRGGGVIFGPKPRDFSTKMNRKERRLALRTAFTSRLEDTIVVENFASELDRPKTKEVISALQRWGVEPDAKVLLILKEVSDNVNLSTRNIAKVKLIKATNLNVVDVLHANKIVVTKDALEQIQEVYGDD; encoded by the coding sequence ATGGTTAATTGTGTAGTCAAAAATTGGCAGGGGCAAGATGCTGGCGAGGCATCTGTAGAACTTAAGGTAGCCAAATCAGAAACCGCCGAACATATTGTTCATCGAGCAATGGTTCGTCAGTTGAATAATGCTCGTCAGGGAACAGCTTCTACCAAAACTCGTGCGGAAGTTCGGGGTGGTGGACGTAAACCTTGGAGACAAAAAGGAACTGGTCGCGCTCGTGCAGGTTCAATTCGTTCTCCTCTATGGCGTGGTGGCGGTGTAATCTTTGGGCCAAAGCCTAGAGATTTTAGTACCAAGATGAATCGTAAGGAAAGACGATTAGCATTAAGAACAGCCTTTACTTCTCGCTTAGAAGATACCATTGTGGTCGAAAACTTTGCCTCAGAGCTAGATCGTCCCAAAACCAAGGAAGTAATTTCTGCTCTCCAACGTTGGGGTGTAGAACCTGATGCTAAGGTTTTATTGATTCTCAAAGAAGTTTCGGACAACGTTAATCTATCAACGCGCAACATTGCCAAAGTCAAGTTGATTAAGGCGACTAACCTTAATGTTGTGGATGTTCTTCATGCCAACAAAATTGTGGTAACTAAAGACGCTTTAGAACAGATTCAGGAGGTTTACGGTGACGACTAG
- the rplV gene encoding 50S ribosomal protein L22 — MTIDTNNEVQAIAKYIRMSPFKVRRVLDQIRGRQYREALIILEFMPYKACDPILKALRSAVANAEHNNGLDPANLVVSKAFADGGPVLKRYRPRAQGRAYQIRKPTCHITVAVAPEVTD, encoded by the coding sequence ATGACAATAGATACCAACAACGAAGTACAGGCGATCGCCAAATATATCCGAATGTCTCCTTTTAAGGTCAGACGGGTATTGGATCAAATTCGCGGTCGTCAATATCGAGAAGCTCTAATTATTTTGGAGTTTATGCCTTATAAAGCCTGCGATCCAATCTTAAAAGCATTGCGATCGGCTGTGGCAAACGCAGAACATAATAATGGGTTAGATCCCGCAAATCTAGTAGTCAGCAAAGCCTTTGCTGACGGTGGTCCCGTTCTTAAACGTTATCGTCCCCGAGCCCAAGGCAGAGCCTACCAAATTCGTAAGCCAACCTGTCACATCACCGTGGCTGTCGCGCCAGAAGTAACCGATTAA
- the rpsS gene encoding 30S ribosomal protein S19: MSRSLKKGPFIADSLLKKIERLNAGNKKEVIKTWSRASTILPQMVGHTIAVHNGRQHIPVFISDQMVGHKLGEFAPTRTFRGHAKGDKKGRR, encoded by the coding sequence ATGAGTCGTTCTTTAAAAAAAGGGCCCTTTATCGCCGACAGCCTGCTCAAGAAAATTGAACGGTTGAATGCGGGTAACAAGAAAGAAGTAATTAAAACTTGGTCTAGGGCTTCAACTATTCTGCCTCAAATGGTGGGACACACAATTGCCGTGCATAATGGTCGCCAACATATTCCCGTGTTTATTAGCGACCAAATGGTGGGACATAAACTAGGAGAATTTGCTCCGACCCGTACTTTTAGGGGTCATGCTAAAGGCGACAAGAAAGGGAGACGCTAG
- the rplX gene encoding 50S ribosomal protein L24: MAKPKGAPTRYKLHVKKGDTIQVISGRDKGKVGEISRVIPKTSQVVVEGVNVRTKHVKPQQEGESGQIVTFEAPIHSSNVMLYSNKEKTVSRVGYTFTEDGRKVRMLKKTGEIID, encoded by the coding sequence ATGGCTAAACCGAAAGGCGCACCTACCCGCTACAAACTGCATGTGAAGAAAGGAGACACTATTCAAGTGATCTCTGGACGAGATAAAGGCAAGGTAGGAGAAATATCAAGAGTAATTCCCAAAACTAGTCAAGTAGTTGTTGAGGGGGTTAATGTGCGTACTAAGCACGTCAAACCTCAACAAGAAGGAGAATCGGGTCAGATAGTGACTTTTGAAGCTCCGATTCACAGCTCTAATGTAATGCTTTATTCCAATAAAGAAAAGACCGTAAGCCGTGTCGGGTATACCTTTACTGAAGACGGTCGCAAGGTGCGAATGCTCAAAAAAACTGGCGAGATTATCGATTAG
- the rpmC gene encoding 50S ribosomal protein L29, with translation MALPKIEDARKLSEEELAEEILAVKRELFQLRLEQATRRLEKPHLFKHAKHRMAQLLTVEREREITAAKGE, from the coding sequence ATGGCTCTACCAAAGATTGAAGATGCCAGAAAGTTGAGTGAGGAAGAATTGGCAGAAGAAATTCTAGCGGTTAAGCGAGAACTATTTCAGTTAAGGCTGGAGCAAGCCACTCGACGCTTAGAGAAACCTCATCTGTTTAAACACGCTAAACATCGCATGGCTCAATTACTCACTGTAGAACGCGAGCGTGAAATCACTGCTGCAAAAGGAGAATAA
- the rpsE gene encoding 30S ribosomal protein S5 yields MAKSNKSRNKSRAKEKDSAWQERVVQIRRVSKVVKGGKKLSFRAIVVVGNEKGQVGVGVGKAADVIGAVRKGVADAKKQLVEVSLTKANSIVHITNGIAGGAKVFMRPAAPGTGVIAGGAVRTVLELAGVKNILAKQLGSNSPLNNARAAIDALASLRTFAEVARERDISIEQLYA; encoded by the coding sequence ATGGCTAAATCCAATAAGTCGCGCAACAAAAGTCGCGCCAAAGAAAAAGACTCTGCTTGGCAAGAGCGAGTGGTGCAAATTCGTCGGGTCAGCAAAGTAGTCAAAGGTGGTAAAAAACTAAGCTTCCGTGCCATTGTCGTAGTAGGTAACGAAAAAGGACAGGTTGGAGTAGGTGTTGGCAAAGCGGCTGATGTTATCGGAGCAGTGCGTAAAGGTGTTGCCGATGCTAAAAAACAATTGGTTGAAGTATCTCTAACCAAAGCTAACTCAATTGTTCATATCACCAACGGTATAGCTGGTGGTGCCAAAGTATTTATGCGTCCTGCTGCTCCTGGTACTGGAGTAATTGCTGGTGGTGCGGTTCGTACCGTACTAGAACTGGCTGGAGTTAAAAATATTTTGGCAAAACAACTGGGTTCTAATAGTCCTTTAAATAACGCTAGAGCAGCGATTGACGCTTTGGCTAGCCTGCGTACTTTTGCAGAGGTTGCTCGGGAAAGAGATATTTCAATCGAACAGCTGTACGCTTAA
- the secY gene encoding preprotein translocase subunit SecY has translation MVREKTPSAQETFLQMAQAAGLRGRLLVTIGLLILVRLGVFIPVPGIDRELFGNFIDNSGNASIVGFLDIFTGGGISALGIFALGILPFINASIIMQLLATAIPSLEDLQKNEGEAGRRKIAQITRYVALGGAIIQSFGITMGLLVNNGIIEKSIFPIAETVLALTAGSMFVMWISELITEKGIGNGASLLIFVNIVAVLPKTLGNTIEYAQSGGREAIAQVVILLLVFLTMIVGIVFIQEGTRRIPIISARRQVGRRVYRERSNYLPLRLNQGGVMPIIFASSVLFLPAQLIGFLPGEGAVKNVFTQIATAIQPGNWAYILVYLVLILFFSYFYASLIVNPVDMSQNLKKMGASIPGIRPGKATSAYLEKVLNRLTLLGAIFLGLVATIPTLVESAIPAGTTVFSGFGATSLLILVGVAIDTAKQIQTYVISQRYEGMVKQ, from the coding sequence ATGGTTAGAGAAAAAACTCCGTCAGCACAGGAGACTTTTTTACAAATGGCACAGGCAGCTGGTCTTAGAGGCAGGCTGCTGGTTACCATTGGTCTTTTGATATTAGTCCGTTTAGGAGTATTCATTCCTGTTCCAGGAATTGACCGAGAACTTTTTGGCAATTTTATCGATAATTCGGGTAATGCCTCAATAGTTGGCTTTTTAGACATCTTTACTGGCGGTGGTATTTCTGCTCTCGGGATTTTTGCACTGGGCATCTTACCTTTTATTAATGCCTCAATTATTATGCAGTTGTTAGCAACTGCGATACCGAGCTTAGAAGATTTACAAAAGAATGAAGGGGAAGCGGGAAGACGTAAAATAGCTCAAATAACTCGTTATGTTGCTCTCGGTGGAGCAATTATCCAAAGCTTTGGTATTACTATGGGCTTACTGGTTAATAACGGCATAATTGAGAAGAGCATATTTCCTATTGCTGAAACAGTACTGGCTTTAACTGCTGGCTCAATGTTTGTCATGTGGATTTCCGAGCTAATTACTGAAAAAGGTATTGGCAATGGAGCGTCTCTACTAATTTTTGTCAACATTGTAGCTGTCTTGCCCAAGACTTTGGGTAACACTATTGAGTATGCACAGAGTGGTGGTAGAGAAGCGATCGCTCAAGTGGTAATTTTGCTCCTAGTCTTTTTGACCATGATTGTCGGGATTGTCTTTATTCAGGAAGGAACACGCCGTATTCCAATTATATCTGCCCGTCGTCAGGTAGGTAGAAGAGTATATCGCGAAAGAAGCAATTATCTTCCTTTAAGACTAAACCAAGGCGGAGTAATGCCAATTATTTTTGCTTCTTCTGTGTTGTTTTTACCAGCTCAACTGATTGGATTTTTACCTGGAGAGGGAGCGGTTAAAAATGTATTTACTCAAATTGCTACCGCAATTCAGCCAGGGAACTGGGCTTATATTCTGGTTTATTTGGTTTTGATTCTATTTTTTAGCTACTTTTATGCTTCTTTAATTGTCAATCCTGTCGATATGTCTCAGAACCTCAAAAAAATGGGTGCGTCAATTCCTGGAATAAGACCAGGTAAGGCAACCAGCGCTTATTTAGAAAAAGTTCTTAATCGTTTGACTCTTTTAGGAGCAATATTCCTTGGTTTAGTGGCGACGATTCCTACTCTGGTAGAAAGTGCTATTCCTGCGGGAACAACGGTTTTTAGTGGTTTTGGGGCAACATCTTTGCTAATTTTAGTGGGGGTAGCAATTGATACTGCTAAGCAAATACAAACCTACGTTATTTCTCAACGTTATGAAGGAATGGTTAAACAGTAG
- the rplR gene encoding 50S ribosomal protein L18 — translation MKLSRKESVKRRHRRVRKKVSGTPERPRLCVFRSNNHIYAQVIDDVAQQTLVAASDFNLESNGATCKTSAEVGKLVAQKALEKGIAKVVFDRGGNLYHGRVKALADGAREAGLDF, via the coding sequence ATGAAGCTTTCACGCAAAGAATCCGTAAAACGCCGTCATCGACGGGTACGCAAAAAAGTTAGCGGTACTCCCGAACGCCCTCGTTTGTGTGTTTTCCGTTCTAACAATCATATTTATGCTCAAGTTATTGACGATGTAGCACAGCAGACTTTGGTAGCAGCATCTGATTTTAATCTCGAATCTAATGGTGCTACGTGCAAAACTTCAGCCGAAGTTGGCAAGCTAGTTGCTCAAAAAGCTTTAGAAAAAGGAATTGCTAAAGTAGTTTTTGATAGAGGTGGCAACCTTTATCACGGCAGAGTCAAAGCTCTAGCTGATGGAGCTAGAGAAGCTGGCTTGGATTTCTAA
- a CDS encoding 50S ribosomal protein L23, translating to MTTRYQERDLADLILKPIITEKGTIQMELGKYVFDVLPKATKPDIKAAIESLFDVTVVKVNTLTLPRKKRRVGRFIGYKAQYKRAIVTLKDGDSIALFPDV from the coding sequence GTGACGACTAGATACCAAGAGAGAGATTTAGCCGACTTAATCCTCAAGCCAATCATTACCGAAAAAGGCACAATTCAAATGGAACTTGGTAAGTACGTTTTTGATGTGCTACCCAAAGCTACCAAACCTGATATCAAAGCAGCGATTGAAAGTCTGTTTGACGTCACTGTTGTCAAGGTAAATACTTTGACCTTACCCCGCAAAAAGCGTCGGGTAGGCAGATTTATCGGTTACAAGGCTCAATACAAAAGAGCTATTGTCACTCTCAAAGACGGGGATTCGATCGCCTTGTTCCCCGACGTATAA
- the rpsQ gene encoding 30S ribosomal protein S17, producing MAVKERVGEVVSDKMDKTIVVAIENRSPHPKYGKIVVRTKKYKVHDAENQCKIGDRVRIKETRPLSKTKRWTVEEIIESRQS from the coding sequence ATGGCAGTAAAAGAAAGAGTTGGAGAAGTAGTCAGCGACAAAATGGATAAAACCATTGTTGTAGCTATTGAAAACCGTTCTCCTCACCCAAAGTACGGCAAAATTGTCGTCAGAACTAAAAAATACAAAGTACATGACGCAGAAAACCAATGCAAAATTGGCGATCGCGTGCGGATCAAAGAAACTCGCCCCTTAAGCAAAACCAAACGCTGGACGGTCGAGGAAATTATTGAATCCAGACAATCTTAA
- a CDS encoding NAD(P)H-quinone oxidoreductase subunit N has protein sequence MPLITTGKSFIRALEKAGALGLYMPLEGGAEGRYQRRLRAYGYHTINITARGLGDLAAYLTRVHGVRPPHLGKKTIGREASVGDIYYVPPVATYELNSLPADAKGLALWIMEGQILSRQEIQYLVALTKSEPKIKVILEMGGDRYVNWKPLADTLTAA, from the coding sequence ATGCCACTAATTACCACGGGAAAATCATTTATTCGCGCTTTAGAAAAAGCTGGTGCATTGGGGTTGTATATGCCCTTAGAAGGAGGCGCAGAGGGGCGTTATCAAAGACGGTTACGCGCGTATGGTTACCATACTATTAATATTACTGCCAGAGGATTAGGGGATTTGGCAGCCTATTTAACTAGAGTACATGGGGTACGCCCGCCTCATTTAGGTAAAAAGACTATTGGACGAGAGGCTAGTGTTGGTGATATTTACTATGTGCCACCTGTTGCTACTTATGAATTAAATTCTTTACCTGCTGATGCCAAGGGATTAGCACTATGGATCATGGAAGGACAAATTTTATCTCGCCAAGAAATTCAGTATCTAGTCGCTTTAACCAAGAGTGAGCCAAAAATCAAGGTTATTTTGGAAATGGGAGGCGATCGCTATGTTAATTGGAAACCTTTGGCGGACACTTTGACCGCTGCATAA
- the rplP gene encoding 50S ribosomal protein L16, producing the protein MLSPRRTKFRKQHRGRMRGMAYRGNTLNFGDYALQATEPSWITARQIEAARRAMTRYVKRGGKIWIRIFPDKPVTMRPAETRMGSGKGSPEFWVAVVKPGRVMFEMAGVPEDIAKEAMRLAAQKLPIKTKFITRDEDYK; encoded by the coding sequence ATGCTTAGTCCCAGAAGAACGAAATTTCGTAAACAACATCGAGGTCGCATGAGAGGGATGGCTTATCGCGGCAACACCCTAAATTTCGGTGATTATGCTCTTCAAGCTACAGAACCTTCTTGGATTACTGCCCGCCAAATTGAGGCCGCACGTCGAGCGATGACGCGCTATGTCAAACGTGGCGGTAAAATTTGGATTCGGATTTTCCCAGACAAACCCGTTACGATGCGGCCGGCTGAAACCCGTATGGGTTCTGGTAAAGGCTCTCCTGAGTTTTGGGTAGCAGTAGTCAAACCAGGCAGAGTTATGTTTGAAATGGCTGGGGTTCCAGAAGATATAGCTAAAGAAGCAATGCGCCTAGCAGCCCAGAAGCTACCGATCAAGACTAAATTTATCACTCGTGACGAGGATTATAAGTAA
- the rpsC gene encoding 30S ribosomal protein S3, which translates to MGQKIHPTGFRLGVTKEHQSCWYADTKRYPELLQEDRLIREYVNKELNNAGISQVKIERKADQIDLAIHTARPGVVVGRGGSGIEKLRTDLQTKVGNSRQIRINVIEVPRVDADSTLIAEYICQQLERRVSFRRVVRQAIQRAQRAEVLGIKIQVSGRLNGAEIARTEWVREGRVPLHTLRADIDYSYRTALTIYGILGVKVWVFKGEIIPGQEEAATAVPNQAPRRQRRRQKFDDRSE; encoded by the coding sequence GTGGGACAAAAGATACACCCAACAGGCTTTCGTCTGGGAGTTACCAAAGAACACCAGTCTTGCTGGTATGCAGATACTAAACGTTATCCCGAGCTATTACAGGAAGACCGTCTAATCAGAGAATACGTTAACAAAGAGCTAAATAACGCAGGTATTTCTCAGGTCAAGATTGAACGTAAAGCCGACCAAATTGATTTGGCAATTCATACTGCTAGACCAGGGGTTGTGGTCGGTCGTGGGGGTTCGGGAATTGAAAAGCTACGTACCGATCTTCAAACTAAGGTGGGCAACAGCCGTCAAATTCGGATCAACGTAATAGAAGTACCCCGCGTCGATGCTGATTCAACGTTAATTGCCGAGTATATCTGTCAGCAGCTAGAGCGAAGAGTTTCTTTCCGTCGAGTTGTCCGTCAGGCAATCCAAAGAGCGCAAAGAGCTGAGGTTTTGGGCATCAAAATTCAGGTTAGCGGTCGTTTAAATGGAGCTGAGATTGCTCGTACAGAATGGGTTAGGGAAGGTCGAGTCCCGCTACATACTCTTAGAGCCGATATTGACTACTCTTATCGCACCGCGTTGACTATTTACGGAATTCTCGGGGTTAAGGTTTGGGTATTTAAAGGCGAAATTATTCCAGGGCAAGAAGAGGCTGCCACAGCAGTACCTAATCAAGCCCCCCGCCGTCAGCGTCGCCGTCAAAAGTTTGATGATCGCTCAGAGTAA
- the rplO gene encoding 50S ribosomal protein L15, whose translation MKLENLSPKEGSKRRKRRVGRGIAAGQGASCGFGMRGQKSRSGTGTKAGFEGGQMPLYRRVPKLKHFPLINQKHYTIINVEALESLPANTEVTLGSLLENGILTSNDGPLKILGNGELKAALNVKAAAFTKSAVQKIEAVGGTCEVIAK comes from the coding sequence ATGAAACTAGAAAATCTCAGCCCAAAAGAGGGTTCAAAAAGACGAAAACGCAGAGTTGGTCGTGGTATTGCAGCTGGACAGGGTGCTAGCTGTGGTTTTGGCATGCGCGGTCAAAAGTCTCGTTCTGGTACAGGAACAAAGGCAGGTTTTGAAGGCGGTCAAATGCCCCTTTATCGCCGAGTCCCTAAACTAAAGCATTTTCCCCTAATCAACCAAAAGCATTACACCATTATTAATGTCGAAGCTTTAGAATCGTTGCCTGCTAACACAGAGGTTACTTTAGGTTCTTTACTTGAAAACGGTATTCTTACTAGTAATGATGGTCCGCTCAAGATTTTAGGCAATGGTGAATTAAAAGCAGCATTAAATGTTAAAGCAGCAGCATTTACTAAAAGCGCCGTCCAGAAAATAGAGGCTGTTGGTGGTACCTGTGAAGTTATTGCCAAGTAA